The following coding sequences lie in one Arachis ipaensis cultivar K30076 chromosome B03, Araip1.1, whole genome shotgun sequence genomic window:
- the LOC107633813 gene encoding uncharacterized protein LOC107633813, with protein MSGNDIDVYLEPLVDELKQLWDGVETYDANKGTTFKMRAALIWTISDFPRLKNLSGWNTYSGLACPTSKRRCIGEDADQDDSYWKKRSVFFELPYWKDHMLRHNLDVMHIEQNICDNVVFTILNDSVKSKDNLKASKDLQSMGIRPELWPDEGGKYPSAIFTMSNPQKNVFLKTLQNVVFPDGYSSNITRCVDIRKRKLYGLKSHDCHILMEQLLPILVKNALPSPVSTVIANLSSFFRELCGKAVNPMQLGGLSNHVMQILSRVNDQPVDVTNNIGKTMFPEIGKASRAVSHFGLTLMERDQAHRHVLVNCEAVVPFIDTFRTETKRKLWHQTRSPSKIDRVVHAEFSRWFKRKVPMDSTLHSKEMKLLACGPMQARCFRAYNINGYKFRTITKEDGLKTQNSGVYVSSNTSYASMRDNRVAVGSVPYYGNIVDIIELNYSCHFTVVLFKCIWVDTTTSRGIKQYHLDLTSVNFTRPTHTGDREEDEPYILASKAHLVYYVRGEVDQEWSVAVHVKPRDLYDMGGENEKVEAAAFSPQPGLNMSAAGDISDLQLTREDDIEDPIEDVSDNIDDVA; from the exons ATGTCGGGTAATGACATAGATGTTTATTTGGAGCCCTTGGTGGATGAGTTGAAGCAACTCTGGGATGGCGTTGAAACTTATGATGCTAATAAGGGGACCACTTTCAAGATGCGTGCGGCACTAATATGGACTATTAGCGATTTTCCAAGGTTGAAAAATTTATCTGGGTGGAACACGTATAGTGGGTTAGCATGTCCTACGT CCAAAAGAAGATGCATTGGTGAAGATGCAGATCAAGATGACTCGTATTGGAAAAAGAGGAGCGTGTTCTTTGAACTCCCGTACTGGAAGGATCACATGTTGCGTCATAACCTTGACGTGATGCATATAGAGCAAAACATTTGTGACAATGTGGTCTTCACTATCTTAAATGATAGCGTTAAATCAAAAGACAATCTTAAAGCTAGCAAAGATTTACAAAGCATGGGCATAAGGCCTGAATTGTGGCCGGACGAAGGTGGTAAATATCCTTCAGCAATCTTCACAATGTCGAATCCACAGAAGAATGTATTCCTGAAGACTCTACAGAACGTGGTCTTTCCAGATGGTTACTCGAGCAATATTACTCGTTGTGTTGACATCCGAAAGCGCAAGTTGTATGGGTTGAAAAGTCACGACTGCCACATTCTAATGGAACAATTACTTCCGATTTTGGTGAAGAATGCATTGCCGAGTCCGGTGTCGACTGTGATTGCGAATCTGTCTTCATTTTTTCGAGAACTCTGTGGAAAAGCTGTAAACCCTATGCAGCTTGGTGGCCTTTCGAACCATGTTATGCAAATTCTGT CGCGAGTTAATGATCAACCTGTTGATGTTACAAACAATATAGGAAAAACTATGTTCCCAGAAATTGGAAAAGCTTCAAGAGCTGTTTCACATTTTGGACTGACCCTGATGGAAAGAGATCAGGCACATCGTCATGTGCTAGTCAATTGCGAGGCCGTCGTTCCATTTATTGA TACATTTAGGACAGAAACGAAGCGAAAATTATGGCATCAAACAAGGTCGCCATCTAAGATAGACCGTGTTGTGCATGCAGAATTTTCTCGCTGGTTCAAGCGTAAG GTTCCAATGGACAGTACTCTACATTCGAAAGAAATGAAGTTGCTGGCATGCGGTCCCATGCAGGCAAGATGTTTTAGGGCGTACAACATCAATGGATACAAGTTTAGAACTATCACAAAGGAAGACGGGCTGAAAACCCAAAATAGTGGAGTTTATGTCTCATCCAATACAAGTTATGCAAGCATGCGTGACAATAGAGTGGCTGTTGGTAGTGTTCCATATTATGGAAACATTGTGGACATAATCGAACTGAACTACAGCTGCCATTTCACAGTGGTTTTGTTCAAATGTATTTGGGTTGATACAACTACGAGCAGAGGCATCAAACAATACCATCTGGACCTTACCAGCGTTAATTTCACTCGTCCAACTCACACCGGTGATCGAGAAGAGGATGAACCGTACATATTGGCATCAAAAGCTCATCTCGTGTACTATGTACGTGGTGAAGTAGATCAAGAATGGAGTGTAGCGGTTCATGTAAAACCACGAGACTTGTATGACATGGGAGGAGAGAATGAAAAAGTTGAAGCTGCTGCTTTTTCTCCACAACCCGGGTTGAACATGTCAGCAGCAGGTGACATCAGTGATTTACAGTTGACAAGGGAAGATGATATAGAAGACCCAATAGAAGATGTTTCTGATAACATCGATGATGTGGCATAG
- the LOC107631410 gene encoding UTP--glucose-1-phosphate uridylyltransferase, with translation MATATLSPADTDKLSNLKSAVAGLSQISENEKNGFINLVSRYLSGEAQHVEWSKIQTPTDEVVVPYDSLAPTPEASSEVKSLLDKLVVLKLNGGLGTTMGCTGPKSVIEVRDGLTFLDLIVIQIENLNAKYGSNVPLLLMNSFNTHDDTQKIVEKYKSSNIEIHTFNQSQYPRLVVDDFLPFPSKGQTGRDGWYPPGHGDVFPSLLNSGKLDALLSQGKEYVFVANSDNLGAVVDLKILNHLIQNKNEYCMEVTPKTLADVKGGTLISYEGRVQLLEIAQVPDEHVNEFKSIEKFKIFNTNNLWVNLKAVKRLVEADALKMEIIPNPKEVDGVKVLQLETAAGAAIRFFDKAIGINVPRSRFLPVKATSDLLLVQSDLYTLQDGFVTRNPARANPENPSIELGPEFKKVSNFLNRFKSIPSIVELDSLKVAGDVWFGAGVVLKGKVSIVAKSGVKLEIPDKAVIANKEINGPEDL, from the exons ATGGCCACCGCCACTCTCAGCCCCGCCGATACCGACAAGCTCTCCAATCTCAAATCTGCAGTTGCCGGATTGAGCCAAATCAG TGAGAATGAGAAGAACGGCTTCATCAACCTCGTCTCTCGTTACCTCAG TGGCGAAGCTCAACATGTTGAGTGGAGCAAGATCCAAACGCCTACGGATGAAGTCGTTGTGCCTTATGACAGTCTAGCGCCAACTCCTGAAG CCTCTTCCGAGGTGAAGAGCCTCTTGGACAAGCTTGTGGTGCTTAAGCTCAATGGAGGCTTGGGGACAACTATGGGTTGCACTGGTCCAAA ATCTGTCATTGAAGTTCGTGATGGGCTGACTTTTCTTGATTTAATTGTTATCCAAATTGAG AACCTCAATGCCAAATATGGAAGCAATGTTCCGTTGCTGTTGATGAACTCATTCAACACTCATGATGACACTCAAAAG ATTGTTGAAAAATACAAGAGCTCAAACATTGAGATTCATACCTTTAACCAG AGCCAATATCCCCGATTGGTTGTTGACGACTTTTTGCCATTCCCATCCAAAGGGCAGACTGGCAGAGACGGGTG GTACCCTCCTGGCCATGGAGATGTCTTCCCATCATTACTGAATAGTGGAAAACTTGATGCACTATTATCACAG GGCAAGGAGTACGTGTTTGTTGCCAATTCAGATAACTTGGGTGCTGTAGTTGATTTGA AAATCTTAAATCATTTGATCCAGAACAAGAATGAATACTGCATGGAG GTGACTCCCAAAACATTGGCTGATGTGAAGGGTGGCACTTTGATTTCTTATGAAGGAAGAGTTCAG TTGCTGGAGATTGCCCAAGTCCCAGATGAACAC GTCAATGAATTCAAGTCGATCGAGAAGTTCAAAATTTTCAACACAAATAATTT GTGGGTGAACTTGAAAGCAGTTAAAAGACTTGTTGAAGCTGATGCTCTTAAGATGGAGATTATTCCTAATCCAAAG GAAGTTGATGGAGTAAAAGTTCTTCAGCTAGAAACTGCAGCTGGTGCAGCAATAAGG TTCTTTGACAAGGCTATTGGAATTAATGTTCCTCGATCCCGCTTCCTTCCGGTGAAGGCAACTTCAGATTTGCTGCTTGTCCAG tCCGACCTCTACACTTTACAGGATGGATTTGTTACTAGGAACCCAGCAAGGGCAAATCCAGAAAACCCATCTATTGAGTTGGGGCCAGAATTTAAGAAG GTTAGCAACTTCTTGAATCGTTTTAAATCAATCCCTAGTATAGTTGAGCTCGACAGCTTAAAAGTGGCAGGCGATGTATGGTTTGGAGCTGGTGTTGTCCTCAAG GGAAAAGTAAGTATCGTCGCAAAGTCGGGTGTAAAGCTGGAAATACCTGACAAAGCTGTCATTGCAAACAAG GAAATTAATGGCCCAGAGGATCTGTGA